One segment of Variovorax sp. PAMC28562 DNA contains the following:
- a CDS encoding precorrin-2 C(20)-methyltransferase — translation MSARGTLYGLGLGPGEPDLMTVRAHRLLCSATHVAFFRKAGRPGQARRIVDGLLPEGVVEHAMEYPVTTEIAVEDPAYNQALSAFYADCATHLRALSDAGHDVVVLCEGDPFFYGSFMHLYTRLIDTHPVQVVPAITGMSGAWTATGQPITWGDDVLTVLMGTLPEARLARHMADSDALVVMKIGRHIDKVRRALATAGRLDDAWLVEYATMPGQKVVRLVEVEGRITPYFSIVLVHGQGRRP, via the coding sequence ATGAGCGCACGCGGCACCCTCTACGGACTGGGGCTCGGCCCGGGCGAGCCGGACCTGATGACCGTGCGCGCCCACCGTCTGCTGTGCAGCGCGACCCACGTGGCATTCTTTCGCAAGGCCGGCCGGCCCGGACAGGCGCGGCGCATCGTCGATGGCCTGCTGCCCGAAGGCGTGGTGGAGCACGCGATGGAGTACCCGGTCACCACCGAAATTGCGGTGGAAGACCCGGCCTACAACCAGGCCCTGTCCGCCTTCTATGCCGACTGCGCAACGCACCTGCGCGCGCTGTCGGACGCCGGTCATGACGTTGTGGTGCTGTGCGAAGGCGATCCGTTTTTCTACGGCTCCTTCATGCACCTCTACACCCGATTGATCGACACGCACCCGGTGCAGGTGGTGCCTGCCATCACCGGCATGTCGGGCGCATGGACCGCCACTGGTCAGCCGATCACTTGGGGCGACGATGTGCTGACTGTCCTGATGGGCACGCTGCCCGAGGCCAGGCTGGCACGCCACATGGCCGATAGCGATGCGCTGGTGGTGATGAAGATCGGGCGCCACATCGACAAGGTGCGCCGCGCGCTCGCCACTGCCGGCCGATTGGACGATGCCTGGCTGGTCGAATACGCCACCATGCCGGGCCAGAAGGTGGTGCGGCTGGTCGAGGTCGAAGGTCGCATCACGCCTTACTTTTCGATCGTGCTGGTGCATGGGCAGGGGCGGCGGCCATGA
- the cobW gene encoding cobalamin biosynthesis protein CobW, which produces MQSRKIPATIVTGFLGSGKTTLLRHLLQNAQGLRIAVIVNEFGELGIDGELLKGCGIGCDETGAPNGQLFELANGCLCCTVQEEFAPVMEQLAARRDQIDYLVIETSGLALPKPLVQAFQWPALRNAFTVDAVIAVVDAPAVAAGRFADDPVAVDAQRRADDNLDHDSPLHELFEDQLATADLVIVHKTDGMDTAALAGVEAAIRLETAPGVKLLHAQHGRIDLGVLLGLERAVEDVIDQRKTHHDAEEDHDHDAFDSVSVSLQVLDRARLLTVLQDLVERHEIYRVKGFVSLPGAAMRLVIQGVGTRFDSYFDRAWRGDEMRQSRLVLIGAGLDAAVLQAELDRDLSASVHS; this is translated from the coding sequence ATGCAATCCCGCAAGATCCCCGCCACCATCGTCACGGGTTTTCTCGGCAGTGGCAAGACCACTCTGCTGCGTCACCTGCTGCAAAACGCCCAAGGCCTGCGCATCGCAGTGATCGTCAACGAGTTCGGCGAGCTAGGCATCGACGGCGAATTGCTGAAAGGCTGCGGCATCGGTTGCGACGAGACCGGCGCGCCCAACGGCCAGTTGTTCGAATTGGCCAACGGGTGCTTGTGCTGCACCGTGCAGGAAGAGTTTGCCCCGGTGATGGAGCAGCTTGCAGCGCGCCGCGACCAGATCGACTACCTGGTGATCGAGACCTCGGGCCTGGCGTTGCCCAAGCCGCTGGTACAGGCCTTCCAGTGGCCCGCGTTGCGCAACGCCTTCACCGTCGATGCCGTGATCGCGGTGGTGGATGCGCCTGCCGTGGCGGCCGGCCGCTTCGCCGACGATCCGGTGGCGGTCGATGCCCAGCGCCGCGCCGACGACAACCTGGACCACGACTCGCCATTGCACGAGTTGTTCGAAGACCAGCTTGCCACCGCCGACCTGGTGATCGTGCACAAGACCGACGGCATGGACACTGCCGCGCTGGCCGGCGTCGAAGCTGCCATCCGCCTGGAAACCGCACCGGGCGTGAAGCTGCTGCATGCGCAGCATGGCCGCATCGACCTGGGCGTGTTGCTGGGCCTGGAGCGTGCGGTCGAAGACGTGATCGACCAGCGCAAGACGCACCATGACGCGGAAGAAGACCATGACCACGATGCCTTCGATTCCGTCTCGGTGAGTTTGCAGGTGCTCGATCGGGCGCGGCTGCTGACGGTGCTGCAAGACCTGGTCGAACGCCACGAGATCTACCGCGTCAAGGGATTTGTCTCGCTGCCCGGTGCGGCCATGCGACTGGTGATTCAGGGCGTGGGCACGCGCTTCGACAGTTACTTCGACCGGGCGTGGCGCGGCGACGAGATGCGCCAGTCGCGCCTGGTGCTGATCGGCGCCGGTCTGGACGCTGCAGTGCTGCAGGCCGAACTGGACCGCGACCTGTCGGCCAGCGTTCATTCCTGA
- a CDS encoding DUF1636 domain-containing protein encodes MTMSLEVPPAQVTEIVICTTCRPAGASRELPAAGTILFDAVLALQHEARRAGIHVRGIACMSGCERACTIAFQAAGKPTYYFGDLVADIETAAQVLACGQLHADNADGALLRSQRPERLRGGILGKLPPMMTSLPTAVEVVATTAAVA; translated from the coding sequence ATGACCATGTCCCTTGAAGTTCCCCCTGCGCAGGTTACTGAAATCGTTATCTGCACGACCTGCCGACCTGCCGGCGCTTCACGCGAGTTGCCCGCTGCCGGAACGATACTGTTCGACGCCGTGCTGGCGCTGCAACACGAGGCACGACGGGCCGGCATCCATGTGCGCGGCATTGCCTGCATGAGCGGGTGCGAAAGGGCCTGCACCATCGCATTCCAGGCAGCAGGCAAACCCACCTACTATTTCGGAGACCTCGTCGCCGATATCGAAACTGCCGCGCAAGTCTTGGCTTGCGGACAGCTGCACGCAGACAACGCCGACGGCGCCTTGCTGCGCAGCCAGCGCCCGGAGCGGCTACGCGGTGGCATCCTGGGCAAGTTGCCGCCGATGATGACGTCGTTGCCGACCGCAGTGGAAGTCGTTGCAACAACGGCGGCGGTGGCCTGA
- the cobJ gene encoding precorrin-3B C(17)-methyltransferase codes for MNDTTTSVNATTANAAGRLVVAGLGPGAEDWVTPEVTAALADATDVVGYIPYVARVAPRAGLTLHASDNRVELDRAAHALQMAASGRRVVVVSSGDPGVFAMASAVFEAVEAGPAEWRRLDVRVLPGITAMLAAAARAGAPLGHDFCAINLSDNLKPWALVERRLRLAVQADFAMAFYNPRSVSRPEGFARTLVVLREACAAAGSPDRPVIFARAVSLPEETIRVVALGDAQPEMADMRTVVIVGSSLTRVIARDGQSWVYTPRSVAREGTA; via the coding sequence ATGAATGACACGACCACGAGCGTCAATGCAACGACGGCGAATGCGGCGGGCCGGCTGGTCGTCGCCGGGCTCGGCCCGGGTGCTGAAGATTGGGTGACACCGGAGGTGACAGCTGCCCTGGCCGACGCCACCGACGTGGTGGGCTACATCCCTTACGTGGCTCGGGTGGCACCGCGCGCCGGCCTGACACTGCACGCCAGCGACAACCGGGTCGAGCTGGACCGGGCCGCTCATGCCTTGCAGATGGCCGCGTCAGGCCGGCGCGTGGTCGTGGTGTCCTCAGGCGACCCGGGCGTGTTCGCCATGGCATCGGCTGTGTTCGAGGCTGTCGAAGCGGGTCCGGCCGAGTGGCGCCGACTGGACGTGCGGGTGCTGCCCGGCATCACGGCGATGCTGGCGGCCGCGGCACGTGCCGGCGCGCCGCTGGGGCACGACTTCTGCGCCATCAACCTGTCCGACAACCTGAAACCTTGGGCGCTGGTGGAGCGCCGATTGCGACTGGCGGTGCAGGCCGACTTTGCGATGGCCTTCTACAACCCGCGCTCGGTATCGCGCCCCGAGGGCTTTGCCCGAACGCTGGTGGTGCTGCGCGAGGCTTGCGCTGCGGCAGGAAGCCCGGACCGCCCGGTGATTTTTGCCCGCGCCGTGTCGCTGCCCGAGGAGACGATTCGCGTGGTCGCGCTGGGCGATGCACAGCCCGAGATGGCCGACATGCGCACGGTCGTCATCGTCGGCTCCAGCTTGACGCGCGTGATCGCGCGCGACGGCCAGTCGTGGGTCTACACGCCGCGTTCGGTAGCACGCGAGGGGACGGCATGA
- the cobN gene encoding cobaltochelatase subunit CobN — translation MHLMSTRPGGHVEDGGQGVVRVEQTPASIVVLSAADTTLSLLADVAAQLGPDYPSVRLANLMWLRQPASVDMYVDDVLRHARVIVIDHLGSPSDWAYVVERAMSLARERGQWLAMFSGDAFEDAQLLIRSTAPQDDCRHLWRCLREGGRDNAKAFFSLIGHAAFGLGERPPVPVPLPSAVRYEPQAITCRTPWKSGAPVALLLFYRAHLLAGNTAVFDVMLEALATAGLNAVALAVDSLKNPESHAAVQALVAEHAVAIVLNATNFATASIDGSDLGDARDADTAPATLAGDAPVLQLITAGCSHEQWLADAHGLAPRDLAMQVVLPEVDGRILTRAISFKGMAWRCERTELDVVRYEAEPERMAFVAELARRWCVLREKPNADKRIALILANYPIDDSRIANGVGLDTPASTVAALHALQAAGYATGELPASGDALIASLLRGITNDRVANDARPAAQSFAMADYLEDFLLLPADSRAAVNALWGAPEQDPTLRSGRFTIAGLRFGHVFVGIQPARGRDMDLSASYHDAELVPPHHYLAFYFWLRRAFAVDAMVHVGTHGNLEWLPGKSVALSAACWPDAILGPLPHLYPFIVNDPGEGSQAKRRTQAVIIDHLMPAMTRAETYGPLQQIERQMDEYYEALSLDPRRARRLREDILERTLREGLHEELGFARPADDTARDSLLKGLDAYLCEIKESQIRDGLHTLGSSPQGRQRIDTLVALARFSAGTVAGQKSLLLALAQDLALDGVDGFNVLGPDWAAPWQGPRPPALQQLSDDVWRHAGHTRERLERLASRLVAEQVMSDQATPKADPEAFDATAWPHTAPVLQRLRQVLLPRLDACGPQEMTQLLRGLSGRFVPPGPSGAPSRGRPDVLPTGRNFYSVDTRAVPTPTAYAMGAAAAERLIERHLQDHGTMPGEVGLSVWGTSTMRTGGEDVAQAFALLGVRPKWADGSARVVDVEVLPMAIRHRPRVDVTLRVSGFFRDAFPNVIDLFDTAVRAVAAISEDDEPDDVNPIRARVQREAAAALAAGQAADEAERQATWRVFGPRPGGYGVGVQEVLDSCDWKDGADIAQAYVQAGSFAYGQGDHGVAARAPFERRLAQLDAVLHNQDNREHDVLDAADHAQFQGGMAAAVQHLSGVPAALYHGDFSVPGSPRIRTLREEVARVVRSRAVNPKWLEGVRRHGYKGASEIAVTVDNLFAYSATTGVVADHQFALVADAYLHDDTTREFLQQHNPLALRGIGERLLDAMRRGLWAEPGDQRERIEHHLLALERRLEEHGEGPL, via the coding sequence ATGCACCTGATGTCCACACGCCCGGGCGGCCACGTTGAAGACGGTGGCCAGGGCGTCGTGCGCGTCGAGCAGACGCCCGCCTCGATCGTGGTGCTGAGCGCGGCGGACACCACGCTCTCGCTGCTCGCCGATGTGGCCGCCCAGCTCGGCCCCGACTACCCCAGCGTTCGCCTGGCCAACCTGATGTGGCTGCGCCAGCCAGCCTCCGTCGACATGTACGTCGACGACGTGCTGCGCCATGCCCGCGTGATCGTGATCGACCATCTCGGCAGCCCCAGCGACTGGGCTTACGTGGTGGAACGTGCGATGTCGCTTGCGCGCGAGCGGGGCCAGTGGCTGGCGATGTTCTCGGGTGATGCCTTCGAGGACGCGCAACTACTGATCCGCAGCACCGCACCGCAAGACGATTGCCGCCACCTGTGGCGCTGCCTGCGCGAAGGCGGGCGCGACAACGCAAAGGCCTTTTTTTCGCTGATCGGCCATGCCGCATTCGGCCTGGGCGAGCGGCCGCCGGTGCCGGTGCCGTTGCCCAGCGCCGTGCGGTACGAGCCCCAGGCCATCACCTGCCGCACACCGTGGAAATCGGGCGCACCCGTGGCCCTGCTGCTGTTCTACCGCGCCCATTTGCTCGCCGGCAACACGGCGGTTTTCGATGTGATGTTGGAGGCGCTGGCCACCGCCGGCCTTAACGCAGTGGCTCTTGCCGTCGATTCCCTCAAGAACCCTGAAAGCCATGCCGCGGTGCAAGCGCTGGTCGCGGAACACGCCGTGGCGATCGTGCTGAACGCGACCAACTTTGCCACCGCGTCGATCGACGGCAGCGATCTGGGCGATGCAAGAGATGCGGATACAGCGCCCGCGACCCTGGCCGGCGATGCCCCTGTGTTGCAACTTATCACCGCCGGCTGCTCGCATGAGCAGTGGCTGGCGGACGCACACGGTCTGGCGCCGCGCGACCTGGCCATGCAGGTGGTTCTGCCCGAGGTCGACGGCCGCATCCTTACGCGCGCCATCAGCTTCAAGGGCATGGCCTGGCGTTGCGAACGCACCGAACTCGACGTGGTGCGCTACGAAGCCGAACCCGAGCGCATGGCCTTCGTGGCCGAACTGGCGCGCCGCTGGTGCGTGCTGCGCGAGAAGCCCAATGCCGACAAGCGCATAGCGCTGATCTTGGCGAATTACCCGATCGACGATTCACGCATTGCCAACGGCGTGGGGCTCGACACACCCGCCTCGACCGTGGCTGCGCTGCATGCGCTGCAAGCGGCAGGCTACGCCACCGGAGAATTGCCGGCCAGCGGTGACGCGCTGATCGCTTCGCTGTTGCGCGGCATCACCAACGACCGTGTTGCCAACGACGCCCGGCCCGCCGCTCAGAGTTTCGCCATGGCTGATTACCTGGAAGACTTCCTTTTGCTGCCAGCCGACAGCCGCGCTGCCGTCAACGCCCTTTGGGGCGCGCCGGAACAGGACCCCACGCTGCGCAGCGGTCGTTTCACCATCGCCGGTCTGCGCTTCGGCCATGTCTTCGTCGGCATCCAGCCGGCGCGCGGACGCGACATGGATTTGTCGGCCAGCTATCACGACGCCGAGCTGGTGCCACCGCACCATTACCTGGCGTTTTATTTTTGGTTGCGTCGCGCCTTCGCGGTGGATGCGATGGTGCATGTCGGCACGCACGGCAACCTCGAATGGTTGCCCGGCAAGAGCGTGGCGCTGAGCGCAGCCTGCTGGCCCGATGCCATCCTCGGCCCGCTGCCGCACCTGTACCCCTTCATCGTCAACGACCCCGGCGAAGGCAGCCAGGCCAAGCGACGCACCCAGGCCGTGATCATCGACCACCTGATGCCTGCCATGACGCGCGCCGAGACCTACGGCCCGCTGCAGCAGATCGAGCGCCAGATGGACGAGTACTACGAGGCCTTGTCGCTCGACCCGCGGCGCGCGCGGCGGCTGCGTGAGGACATCCTCGAACGCACGCTGCGGGAAGGCTTGCACGAGGAGCTGGGCTTTGCCCGACCGGCAGACGACACCGCACGCGACAGCCTGTTGAAGGGGCTGGACGCTTATCTTTGCGAGATCAAGGAATCGCAAATTCGCGACGGCCTGCACACCCTCGGCAGCTCTCCACAGGGCCGGCAACGCATCGACACGCTGGTCGCGCTAGCGCGCTTTTCAGCAGGCACGGTGGCGGGTCAGAAAAGTCTGCTGCTGGCACTGGCACAAGACTTGGCACTCGACGGGGTGGACGGGTTCAACGTGCTCGGCCCGGACTGGGCCGCGCCGTGGCAGGGACCGCGCCCGCCGGCGCTGCAGCAGCTCAGCGACGATGTCTGGCGTCACGCCGGACACACACGCGAACGGTTGGAAAGGTTGGCCTCGCGTCTGGTGGCCGAACAGGTGATGTCCGATCAAGCTACACCAAAGGCCGATCCGGAGGCATTCGATGCGACAGCCTGGCCACACACCGCCCCGGTGCTGCAACGCCTGCGCCAAGTACTGCTCCCCCGGCTCGACGCTTGCGGCCCGCAAGAGATGACGCAGTTGCTACGCGGACTCTCCGGTCGCTTCGTGCCGCCCGGTCCGAGCGGTGCGCCATCGCGTGGCCGGCCCGACGTGCTGCCGACGGGGCGTAATTTCTACAGCGTCGATACCCGCGCCGTACCGACACCCACGGCCTACGCCATGGGTGCGGCCGCCGCCGAACGGCTCATCGAACGCCATCTGCAGGACCACGGCACGATGCCCGGCGAGGTCGGGCTGTCGGTATGGGGCACCAGCACCATGCGCACGGGCGGTGAAGACGTGGCGCAGGCTTTCGCGTTGTTGGGTGTGCGGCCCAAGTGGGCCGATGGCAGTGCACGGGTGGTCGACGTAGAAGTGCTGCCAATGGCCATCCGTCACCGGCCCCGCGTCGACGTGACCTTGCGTGTATCGGGCTTCTTTCGTGATGCCTTCCCCAACGTGATCGATCTGTTCGACACGGCAGTGCGTGCCGTCGCCGCCATCAGCGAAGACGACGAACCAGATGACGTGAATCCGATTCGTGCCCGCGTCCAGCGTGAAGCGGCGGCTGCCCTGGCGGCCGGCCAGGCGGCGGACGAAGCGGAACGTCAGGCCACCTGGCGCGTGTTCGGCCCGCGCCCCGGCGGCTACGGCGTCGGTGTGCAGGAGGTGTTGGACAGTTGCGACTGGAAAGATGGCGCCGATATTGCCCAGGCCTACGTTCAGGCTGGTTCCTTTGCCTATGGCCAGGGCGACCATGGCGTCGCGGCCCGCGCGCCGTTCGAGCGGCGACTGGCGCAACTCGATGCGGTGCTGCACAACCAGGACAACCGCGAGCACGATGTGCTCGACGCTGCCGACCATGCCCAGTTCCAGGGTGGCATGGCGGCCGCCGTGCAGCATCTGTCGGGCGTCCCGGCGGCGCTGTACCACGGCGACTTCAGCGTGCCGGGTTCGCCGCGCATTCGCACGCTGCGCGAAGAGGTGGCACGCGTGGTCCGTTCGCGCGCCGTCAACCCGAAGTGGCTGGAAGGCGTGCGTCGCCACGGCTACAAGGGTGCTTCGGAGATCGCCGTCACGGTGGACAACCTGTTCGCCTACAGCGCGACCACCGGTGTGGTCGCTGACCACCAATTCGCGTTGGTGGCCGATGCCTACCTGCACGACGACACGACGCGCGAATTTCTGCAGCAACACAACCCGCTAGCGCTGCGCGGCATCGGCGAGCGGCTGCTCGACGCAATGCGGCGTGGCCTGTGGGCCGAGCCTGGCGACCAGCGCGAGCGGATCGAACACCACCTGCTGGCGCTGGAGCGCCGGCTTGAAGAACACGGCGAAGGGCCGCTCTGA
- a CDS encoding precorrin-8X methylmutase produces the protein MIRAEADLARFDADDEPIAVRMIHAAGLIGLEAMLRFSSGFVHAARSALAAGAPVLCDARMVSEGVTRSRLPAGTEVLCTLHDPAVPGIAQAMSTTRSAAALELWRPHLKGAVVAIGNAPTALFHLLNMLQDPACPRPAAIIGCPVGFIGAAESKDALWAEQPVPCCIVAGRLGGSAVTVAAINALGSRLE, from the coding sequence ATGATCCGCGCCGAGGCCGACCTTGCCCGCTTCGACGCCGACGACGAGCCGATAGCGGTGCGCATGATTCACGCAGCGGGCCTGATCGGGCTTGAAGCGATGCTGCGCTTCTCGTCTGGCTTCGTGCACGCGGCGCGGTCGGCGCTGGCGGCCGGCGCGCCGGTCCTGTGCGATGCGCGCATGGTCAGCGAGGGCGTCACCCGCTCGCGCCTGCCCGCCGGCACCGAGGTGCTATGTACCTTGCACGACCCGGCCGTGCCCGGGATCGCGCAAGCCATGTCGACCACCCGTTCCGCTGCGGCACTGGAACTCTGGCGGCCGCATCTGAAGGGCGCCGTGGTGGCCATCGGCAACGCGCCGACGGCCTTGTTCCATCTGCTCAATATGCTGCAGGACCCGGCCTGCCCGCGGCCGGCGGCCATCATCGGGTGCCCGGTCGGCTTCATCGGCGCAGCCGAATCGAAGGACGCACTCTGGGCCGAACAGCCCGTGCCCTGCTGCATCGTGGCCGGCCGCCTGGGCGGCAGCGCCGTCACGGTGGCGGCGATCAACGCGCTCGGAAGCCGTCTGGAATGA
- a CDS encoding cobalamin biosynthesis protein CobG gives MASGDGLLLRVRPPLARMTRAQALGLCELAQSLGSGMIDLTHRANLQLRGVRAEDHDAVVEALCRLGLVDVDATHEAWPAVLVAPCWQAGDDTQRIASALLARLGELPALPSKFGFAVDAGPAPVLTEASADVRIERARSGGLIVRADGAAAGHLVPRGDLAEAVAMALAMAVWFAATAGSVAPPSRRMRGLQQVCAVPGGDAPLDTAAPSAALPRPGMSQLGPVYGVAFGQIAATALGHLLQDSGAVALRLTSQRGLILEGGEWRESTAFITVADDPLLRVDACPGAPACASATVATRALGLSLARQLLTDSPGAPRSLHVSGCAKGCARSGTADLTLVGRNGTFDLVRNGRPGDAPAQTGLSPENLRVCIGAP, from the coding sequence ATGGCCTCGGGCGATGGGCTGTTGCTGCGGGTGCGGCCGCCACTGGCAAGAATGACGCGCGCTCAGGCGCTGGGGCTGTGCGAGCTTGCGCAAAGCCTGGGCTCGGGAATGATCGACCTGACTCACCGTGCCAATCTGCAACTTCGCGGTGTCCGGGCAGAAGACCACGACGCCGTGGTGGAGGCGCTTTGCAGGTTGGGTCTGGTCGATGTCGACGCCACACACGAAGCCTGGCCCGCCGTTCTGGTCGCGCCCTGCTGGCAGGCCGGCGATGACACGCAACGCATCGCCAGTGCACTGCTGGCGCGTCTGGGTGAGTTGCCGGCCTTGCCCTCCAAATTCGGTTTTGCCGTGGATGCGGGGCCGGCACCGGTGTTGACGGAGGCCTCGGCTGACGTCCGCATCGAGCGTGCCCGCTCGGGTGGTCTCATCGTGCGCGCCGATGGTGCTGCGGCCGGACATCTGGTACCGCGAGGCGACTTAGCGGAAGCCGTTGCAATGGCACTCGCGATGGCCGTTTGGTTTGCGGCAACTGCTGGGTCCGTGGCGCCGCCATCGAGACGCATGCGCGGGCTTCAGCAGGTGTGCGCAGTGCCCGGTGGAGATGCGCCGCTCGACACCGCGGCCCCTTCGGCCGCGCTGCCGAGGCCTGGCATGTCGCAGCTCGGACCGGTCTACGGCGTGGCCTTTGGTCAAATTGCGGCGACTGCGCTGGGCCACTTGCTGCAAGACAGCGGCGCCGTGGCCCTGCGCTTGACGTCGCAACGCGGCCTGATTCTGGAAGGAGGCGAGTGGCGGGAATCGACCGCATTCATCACGGTGGCTGACGATCCCCTGCTGCGCGTGGACGCCTGTCCCGGTGCTCCGGCGTGCGCGTCGGCCACGGTGGCGACGCGCGCCCTCGGCCTTTCACTCGCTCGGCAACTGCTCACTGACAGCCCTGGCGCACCACGCAGCCTGCACGTGTCCGGCTGCGCCAAAGGGTGCGCTCGTTCGGGTACCGCGGACTTGACGCTGGTCGGCCGCAACGGGACCTTCGACCTGGTGCGCAATGGCCGCCCCGGGGACGCGCCTGCGCAAACTGGGCTGTCTCCTGAAAACTTGCGCGTGTGCATTGGAGCCCCTTGA
- a CDS encoding ATP-binding protein — MTSNSAEPIAGPTADSNACLVEPATRATFPFSALVGQPLLQRALLLAAIDPGIGGVLISGPRGTAKSTAARALAALVPPTPAALPAPFITLPLSATVEQLVGTLNVEDVLRDGRLRLAPGLLARAHHGVLYVDEVNLLPDALIDALLDVAASGVNTVERDGISRQHAARFVLVGTMNPEEGELRPQLLDRFGLSVSLANPTDAALRTAIVRARLGFDENPHGLVEQHAGEQARLVDAVATARAALPRLAWSDAVLHHAAACALAAGVDGMRADLVMLRAARALAAFESRDEVTTLDVDAVAELALAHRRGDKAHALPPPPASRAPSEQKAQDRHAASTAPGPDPERASPDALAAEAPIGDWGALPPRPETTTRVTGVGGWPSKKA; from the coding sequence ATGACATCGAACTCTGCTGAACCGATTGCCGGGCCAACTGCCGACTCGAATGCCTGCCTCGTCGAACCCGCCACCCGCGCGACCTTCCCCTTCAGCGCGTTGGTCGGCCAGCCGTTGTTGCAGCGCGCTTTGCTGCTCGCAGCGATCGACCCCGGTATCGGCGGGGTGCTGATCAGCGGTCCGCGTGGCACCGCCAAGTCCACGGCAGCGCGTGCGTTGGCGGCCCTGGTGCCTCCGACGCCGGCGGCGTTACCTGCGCCTTTCATCACCTTGCCGTTGTCGGCCACGGTCGAGCAACTCGTCGGCACGCTCAACGTCGAAGACGTGCTGCGCGACGGTCGTCTGCGTCTGGCGCCGGGCCTGCTGGCGCGTGCCCACCACGGCGTGCTGTATGTCGATGAAGTCAACTTGCTGCCCGATGCGTTGATCGATGCTTTGCTCGATGTCGCGGCCAGTGGTGTCAACACCGTCGAGCGTGACGGCATCTCACGTCAGCATGCCGCGCGCTTCGTGCTGGTCGGCACCATGAACCCGGAAGAGGGCGAGTTGCGCCCTCAACTGCTGGACCGGTTTGGTTTGTCCGTTTCGCTGGCCAATCCAACCGATGCTGCGCTGCGCACGGCGATCGTGCGGGCGCGCCTGGGCTTTGACGAGAATCCGCACGGTCTGGTCGAACAACATGCTGGTGAGCAGGCCCGTCTGGTCGATGCTGTCGCCACGGCACGTGCTGCGTTGCCGCGCTTGGCGTGGTCGGATGCGGTACTGCACCACGCTGCGGCCTGCGCGCTGGCGGCCGGGGTCGATGGCATGCGGGCCGACCTGGTGATGCTGCGGGCGGCGCGTGCACTGGCGGCCTTTGAAAGCCGTGACGAGGTGACGACGCTCGATGTCGACGCGGTGGCTGAACTGGCACTGGCGCACCGTCGTGGTGACAAGGCACACGCCCTCCCCCCGCCCCCGGCGTCTCGCGCCCCGTCCGAGCAGAAAGCACAAGATCGCCACGCCGCGTCCACGGCACCCGGTCCCGACCCCGAACGCGCATCACCCGACGCCCTGGCCGCAGAGGCTCCGATCGGCGACTGGGGTGCCCTGCCGCCACGACCTGAAACCACCACACGCGTAACCGGCGTAGGAGGATGGCCATCAAAAAAAGCCTGA
- a CDS encoding vWA domain-containing protein codes for MARGPVAWLPTLLAKGPQPLQSVHLRYAERLVKHARLHLIVLDTSGSMRQRGRLALAKGHAQWLIEQAARVGDHVALLCFGGQGVVLQLPPGPARASGRAKLRPLGGGGGTPLTHALAESDELLRLAQRRNGPSETWLWLLTDGRTLEQPVAPQLAGHVVIVDFDEPASSIGRCTAWALRWGAEHRLASRPT; via the coding sequence TTGGCGCGTGGCCCTGTCGCGTGGTTGCCTACGTTGCTGGCCAAAGGCCCACAGCCGCTCCAGAGTGTCCACCTGCGCTATGCCGAGCGGCTGGTGAAGCACGCCAGGTTGCACCTCATCGTGCTCGACACCTCTGGCTCGATGCGCCAGCGTGGGCGCCTTGCGCTGGCCAAAGGACATGCGCAGTGGCTGATCGAGCAGGCCGCCCGCGTTGGCGACCACGTGGCACTGCTGTGCTTCGGCGGTCAGGGCGTGGTGTTGCAGCTGCCACCCGGACCGGCCCGCGCCTCCGGCCGCGCCAAGCTTCGACCGCTGGGCGGTGGCGGAGGCACTCCGCTGACGCATGCGCTGGCCGAGTCCGACGAGCTGCTGCGTCTCGCGCAGCGTCGCAATGGCCCGTCCGAAACCTGGCTGTGGCTGCTGACCGATGGCCGCACGCTGGAACAGCCGGTCGCACCGCAACTCGCCGGGCATGTCGTGATCGTTGACTTCGACGAACCTGCGAGCTCCATCGGCCGCTGTACCGCATGGGCGTTGCGCTGGGGCGCTGAACATCGTCTTGCCAGCCGGCCTACCTGA